In Populus alba chromosome 1, ASM523922v2, whole genome shotgun sequence, a single window of DNA contains:
- the LOC118035876 gene encoding berberine bridge enzyme-like 8: MLRSKMFALLLLFLLSISWEATSDLAHENFLQCLLNHSQPSYPISTAIYTPNNDSYSSVLQSYIRNLRFNMSTTPKPFLILTALHESHVQAAIICAREHNLQMKIRSGGHDYEGVSYVSDVPFFVLDMFNLRSIDVDVSSETAWIQVGATLGEVYYRVSEKSKAHGFPAGVCPTVGVGGHFGGGGYGNMMRKYGLSVDNIIDAKMVDVNGRLLDRKSMGEDLFWAITGGGGSSFGVVLAYKINIVRVPEVVTVFRVRRTVDQNATDIVEQWQQVAYNIDDDLFIRLTMDIVNSTTRIGENTVRTTFRALFLGDSERLLSIMNASFPKLGLLRSDCIEMSWLESVLFWTDFPLGTPTDALLSRTPQSLVYLKRKSDYVQKPIPRDGLEGIWKKMIELQVPQLTFNPYGGKMWEIPATERPFPHRAGNLWKIQYATNWNEGGQEVANYYIDLTRQLYSYMTPFVSKNPRQAFLNYRDLDLGINHNGKESYLEGRVYGIKYFEKNFNRLVKIKTRVDPGNFFRNEQSIPTFPYRKK, from the coding sequence ATGTTAAGGTCTAAAATGTTCGCATTGCTTTTACTCTTTCTCCTGTCCATCTCATGGGAGGCGACTTCAGATTTAGCTCATGAAAATTTTCTCCAATGTCTTTTAAACCATTCCCAACCCTCTTACCCAATCTCCACAGCAATTTACACTCCGAACAATGATTCATACTCATCTGTCTTGCAATCTTATATTCGAAATCTTCGATTCAACATGTCCACAACCCCGAAACCATTTCTTATTCTCACTGCATTGCATGAATCTCATGTGCAAGCTGCCATCATTTGTGCTCGTGAACATAACTTGCAAATGAAAATTCGAAGTGGGGGTCATGACTATGAAGGTGTTTCTTATGTGTCAGATGTCCCATTCTTTGTCCTCGACATGTTCAACCTTCGATCAATTGATGTTGATGTATCTAGTGAGACTGCTTGGATTCAAGTCGGAGCAACCCTAGGCGAGGTTTACTATAGAGTTTCTGAGAAAAGCAAAGCACATGGTTTTCCAGCTGGTGTTTGCCCTACGGTTGGTGTTGGTGGTCACTTTGGTGGTGGTGGATATGGCAACATGATGAGAAAATATGGCCTTTCCGTCGACAACATCATTGATGCGAAAATGGTTGATGTTAATGGAAGACTTCTTGATAGAAAATCTATGGGAGAAGATTTATTCTGGGCTATAACAGGTGGAGGAGGATCAAGCTTTGGAGTTGTTCTGGCATATAAAATTAACATCGTTCGTGTTCCTGAAGTTGTCACTGTTTTTCGGGTTCGAAGAACAGTCGACCAAAATGCAACAGATATTGTTGAACAGTGGCAACAAGTTGCGTACAATATTGACGATGACCTTTTCATTAGACTTACCATGGACATCGTAAACAGCACTACTCGTATCGGTGAAAACACGGTAAGGACTACATTCCGAGCATTGTTTCTTGGAGACTCTGAAAGACTCCTTTCTATCATGAATGCAAGCTTCCCTAAACTGGGTTTGCTTCGGTCAGACTGCATCGAAATGAGTTGGCTTGAATCAGTCCTTTTCTGGACAGATTTCCCTCTTGGGACACCAACTGATGCTTTGCTAAGTAGAACACCGCAATCCCTGGTTTACTTGAAAAGGAAATCAGATTATGTACAAAAGCCAATCCCAAGGGATGGTTTGGAGGGGATTTGGAAGAAAATGATTGAGCTACAAGTGCCGCAGCTTACTTTCAATCCTTATGGAGGAAAAATGTGGGAGATTCCAGCAACTGAAAGACCTTTTCCACATAGAGCTGGGAACTTATGGAAGATTCAGTATGCAACAAATTGGAATGAAGGTGGTCAAGAAGTAGCGAATTATTACATAGATTTGACAAGGCAACTTTATAGCTACATGACTCCCTTCGTGTCCAAGAATCCTAGGCAAGCATTCCTTAACTATAGAGACCTCGACTTGGGTATCAATCACAACGGCAAGGAAAGCTACTTGGAAGGAAGAGTTTATGGAATCAAGTATTTTGAGAAGAATTTCAACAGGTTGGTTAAAATCAAGACTAGGGTTGATCCAGGTAATTTCTTTAGGAATGAACAAAGTATCCCTACTTTTCCATATAGGAAGAagtag